CCGGCTGCGCAGACGATCGTCGAGGACGGATTGCCAGAACTCCTCGTTGGTGAAGTACTGGCGCCCGGCGACCGGCCCACCGACCGGATCCTCTAGGACGAGGCTCGCGGTGGCCAGTTGTGACTGGATCGCCTGGTCCACTTCGCCGTGCTTCCCGCTGACCAGCAGGCTGTCGTCGCGGCTGGGACTATTGCGCAACCTCCGTTACCTCCTTGACCGATGGGGGCTTGGCCGGTGATGCGTTTGAACAATCATAAGCTGGGCTACGGCGCCGTCGCGGACGCCTCAGGGGTTTCGTACGTTATCTGGCCGATGCCGTAGCGCTCGAACAACTGCAGTACCCTTTTCGAATACCGGTCGTAGTCGTCCACCGGCATCGACGTTTGTGCGATCCACGGTTTTTCGGTCAAGGACCATCTGCGCTTTCGAATGCGTGTCAGAAAGTCGTCGAGCTGGCCGTTGTTGAAGAATCCGCTGTCCCAGATCTCGTCCAGCAAATCGGCGTATGATCCGCCCTCGAATGACATCCCCAAGGCCGCGAATGACAGGCGAGAGGATCCGCGCTCGGAACGTCGGTGATGGTGTTGGGCGATAGCTGACAGGAAATGCTGGCGCGTGTTCTTAAAGTCAGATCCAGATAGCCCCAGCAACTCGAACAGGTCTGCTGCTGCCTGTCGCGCGGACGTCTCATCGGCAATCACCACAGGCTGGAGCGGATACACACCCGCGTATGACCTAGCGTGCGCGACGAATGCGAGTGCAAGAATGGCGAAGGACTTCAACTTGCCTGCGTGGTTGGTGGACCGGAATGCCCGGAACTCAACCGTGTTCCGAACAAATAGGCTATTCAGGTTGAGTTCGGTATAGCGGGACGAGTTGAAACGCGTAACCTCCTCGTCTAGGGCGTCGGCGACCTGGTACCAGATGTGCTTCAACTGTTCCATGGTAGTCGGCTTGCGAGTGGCCAGGGTTTCGGCGAACCGCTCGATTGGCTGGCAGTAGAGCAGTCGGCGGCCGCTATCCACATCAAGCATCTGGAGCAGGAGTCGGGAGTGGCTCGAGTAGAGGTTGATCAGCGACGTGATCTGGGCGGCGCTGAGTGTGCCGGCATCCACATGCACATGTACGCCGGCTCCCGACGCCGAATGTGCGCCTGCCTGGCGAAGTCGTCGGAAGATCTCCTGGAGCAGCGGTAAGTCGTCGAAATGCAGCGGCGGAGAGATGAGTTCGAAGCCGTCCGGAACGGAGCCATCGAGTTCGACCCGCCAGACTCGGCCCAGCCGGTCGTATCCGCCGGCCAGCCGAGTGTGGACAGCCTCGCGAGCAGCGTCCAGGGACAGGCCGGCCAACTCGACCTCGACCCCGAAACGCTCGCTCAGCACGCGGTAGATGATAGGCGGGCGGGGGCGGAAGGTGCCCCCATCGGACGTATGGACCTGGGTAACCGTTCTGGTTCGGGAGCGCGGAGACTCCGCAAAGGAGGGACAGAGCGGCCGTGTTGTCATTTGTAAGGAGTGCGGCCTCGGAACGTGCAAAGCTGCGTCTCGGGTGCCTGGTTGGCACGCGCACCTGTCGCGGACAGCACGCGATGTCCGCCCTGCGGGCGGGCTCGCTGCGCTCGCCCCGCCCTGTCGGTGCCACTAACTGGTGCTGGCGCCCAGCGTACTGATCTGCCGCGATGTGTGCGCGGCGGTCGATGTCGGCTTCGTACGCTTAGTAGCGACACCCGATTGAGGGCACGGCCAGCAAGCAGGCGACGGACGTCACGGACACATCCGCGCCCGTATGCGCAGCTCCGCGCCAATACGAAGGCAAACCAGGTCGGTAAAGCTCACGACTACCCCAAGCTACTGATCGCAGGACTGGACCCCGCCAAATCGAAGGCGCTGCTCAACGACCTCGCCGGCAGGGTGTACGACAGGGCCGAACGGTTGCACCACGGCCAGCGCATCAGCGACCTCATCGCCGGCTACGACGCCGTCATCGTGGGCGGCGACGCCACGCCGGAGTTGCATCCCGGCACCGCCCATGGCCAGTATTGGCGCGACCGTGTGCGCCTGCAGCAGATCGTCTGGCCAGATCCGCAGGGCCGCTTCCCCTGGGACAGCGGCTACGCCTACCCCCAAGGGCTGCAGCCGATCATCGGACGGCTGTAGTCCCACCCTGTCACCGCGGGCTGGAGGCTGGGCCGGCGCTCTACGTGCGTTGGCCCAGCCTCCAGCGGGCCCTGCCGCCGACGGCTCGCGTGCCCACGCTCCCGGTGGGGTTCCCGGGCGAGGAAGGAGGCGGCCTTTTGTCGTGCACCGTCCGGCAGATGCGGCCGAGCAAGGGCCTCAGACGGGCCTCCCGTCCTCATCGGGTGGACGGCGTACGTGGGAGTCGTGGCCGGTGCGGCGCAGGTCTGCCATGAGGCGGTCGGCCAGTGTGAGGGTGTCGTCGCTGGGCTCGGCATCGATCTCGGCGAGCTGGCGGGTCAGGGTCCGGCGCAGCGCCCGCACGGCGTCGAGGTCGCCGAGCTGTGCGCGGGCGCGCATCGCTGTCTGGTAGAGCGCTTCGACGTAGGGGTGTTGTGGGATCGCCGCGTCCAGTACGGCAAGCTGCTCGGCTGGGTGGCCGGTGAGTTCCTCGGCGAGGGCGGCGGTGGCGTCGAGGGCCTCTTGGCGTATCGCCTCCCGGTAGGGCTCGAGCCATTCGTACTCGCAGCCCTGCGCCAGTGGCTGGCGGTAGGTGTCGACGGCGCGGCGCAGCGCCGCGACCCGCTCAGGTTTGCTGGTGGCGGCGTCGGCGGCGCGGATTGCGGCGCGCATCCTCCACAGGTCGATGTCGATGCGTTGGGCGTTGAGCTGGTAGCGGTGGTGCGGGTGGGTGAGGTAGCTGCCGGGGCCGGCGTTGTGGCGCAGGACGCTGCGCAGGTCTGAGACGTAGGTGTGCAGCCGGTGCATGGCCTTGCTCGCTGGGGCGTCGGGGAGCAGGTCGTCCAGGATGGCCTCTGCGGAGGCGCTGCCGTCCCGGACCGCCAGGTACACGAGTAGTTCGAGGGACTTCGCGCGCAGGCTGCGTTGCGGGTCGGCGCCGACGATGCCCGGCGCGCCGAGCACGGCGACCTCGACCGGGCCGGGCATGCCTGCGGTCGTCTCCGTGCGAGGTGGCGTCGGGGCGGCGGTGGCCGAAGCGTGGCCTTCGCCGGGGTCGTCGGTGTCCGCTGCAGCAGCAGGGCCGCCGCGGGCCGTGGAATCAGTGGCCGATGCCGTGCCGCCTGAAGAACCCGCGGTGCCGCTGTCGACCGGGCGGGCGGGAGCTTCGGTGGCTGCTTCCGTCGGTGGCTGCGCATCATCAGGTTGGGTCGCCGGGCGGGCTGGCGGCAGCGGCTCGGGGTCCTGCTCAGGAGGGGGTGCGGCTTCGGCGGGGGCGGGCGCGGGAAGCTGGCCGGTGTGGGATTCCGCCAGGGTCGCGAGGAGGGCGGCGGTTTCGTCGGGGTTGATGACGGCGAGCCGGCCCACGTCTGCCGGGTGGGAGCCGTGGCGGGTGGTGACGCCGTCGGCGGGGGTGGTGGTGCCGTCATCGGCGACGTCGACGGTGTTCCCGTCGGGCCATGTTCCGAGCAGCACGCCGTGAATGTCCAGGCGTTGGCCTTGCGTGAGCAGGGCGGCGATGCGGGCGCGTTCGTGGCGACCGGTGGCGTCGGCCAGCAGGATGATCGGTGGCAGGGGTTCTTCGTAGGGGTCGGCGGCGCGCAGGTCGGTGACGGTGTCGACCTCGTGTTGGTAGACCAGCCGGGTGCGGTGCAGTGTCTGCGCTTCCAGGATCTCCAGGGCGTCGTTGAGACCGGCGGTGATGGTCAGCCGGGGCGTGCGGGGCAGGGTGACTGCGGCGGCGCCGAGCAGCGTCGCCGCGGTCGCTGAGGGCATCACCACCTGGGCGCGGGCTTCGGGGTGGTCCGGTCCGCCTGCGGCCAGGGTGGCGGTGAGGAATCCGCGGGCGGCGGCCTCCGCGCCGGGGCCGGTCAGGCCGAGCCCGGCGGGCGGCCATACCGTCGACAGCGGGTGGGCGAGGGCCGGCGACACCGGTGTGGGCTCGCCGCTGCCTTGTTCGCCGGCGTCCTGGGCGACTGCGGGGGTGGTGTCGGAGTCGCCGGTGCCGCCGTGGGTGGCCTGGGCGTCGGTGTCGTCGGGGTCGCGCTGGGTTCCGGCGGTGGGGTGGTCGTCGCTGCCGTCGAACTCGTCGGTGTGCCTGTCGGCGGTGTCGTACTCGTGGTGGTCGGGCGTGTCCGGCTGCCCGGCAGTGGTGCGGCGCAGGGCGCGGCGCAGGGCGCGGCGGATCTGGCTGACAACGGGGGGCATGGGCGCGAGGTTCGGGTCGCCCAGGCGCGGCAGAGCCGAGGGCTTGCGGGGGGTGTAGCGGCGTTGGCGGTGTGCCCACACCAGCGCGACGGCGGCGGCGATTGCCAGGGCGAGGCCGAGGTCGACCCAGCTTCCGGTGGGAAGTGACACGCCGCGGTTGTCCCGCTCGCCGTTGGGGCGGCTGGTGTGGGTTGGGCTGGCGCCGGCCGCGTCGCTCGTGCCGGTGGTGGCAGTGGTGGGTGCGGGCGCAGTGGTGCCGCTGCTGGTGGGCGTTGGGGTGGTGGCCGTAGCGCTCGGGGTGGGGGTGGATGCCGGCGCTCTGGTGGCGGTCGGTCCGGCCGTGGGGGTGACGTCGGTGGCCGTCGGGGGTGTCGGTGCCTCAATGTCCGGACGCTCTGCGGGTGGCTCGGGCGGCGCGGGTCGGGGGTGGTGGCCGGCGGGTGCGGTGGCGTCTGCGGGCAGGTCGAGGGTCCAGCCGGGGTAGATGATGTTCGGGTTGCGCAGGGTTCCGCCGACGTCGGTGAAGTGGGTGCCGCGGTTGAGGGCGAAGACTTCCGGCCAGCGGTGAGGGTCGCCGAGCCACTGCTCGGCTATCTCGGACAGGGTGTCGCCGCGCTTGACGGTGTAGGTGTATTCGCGGCCAGCGGCGACGAGGATCAGGTCCCCTGTGGTTTCGGTCTTGCGGGCAGGTGCCGCAGCGGCCGACGGTGTGTCCGTGCCGGCCGCGGTGGCGGCCCGTCCGCTCCCAGGGTGCGACGTGTCGGAAGCTGCCGTGATCATGACCGTGGCGCCGGGGCTGGCCTGTGCGGGCGCGGACAGGGGCGGTGTGGCGGCCTGGGCGGCGGTGGCGAGGACGCCTCCGGTGATCGTGGCGACGAGGAGCGCGGCGAGGCCACGCGCAGGCGCGAGGGCGCGCGGTTGGGGTAGCCGCACGCCGGTGAGGGCGGCGGCGAACTCGGCGATGACCGACCAGGCGAACGACGTCCAGGCCAGCCAGAGCAGTCCGACGAGGAGGGCGCCGAGGGTCTGGTCGGTCAGGGGGGTGGTCAGGGTCGCCGCGATGTCGTGCCAGGACGGCAGGCTGTACGGCAGCGGCGGGTGGAGGTAGCGCAGCAGGGCCCAGGGAACCCCGGCGAGCAGCAGCGCCAGCATCGCGACGCCGGCGACGCGGCGGGCGGTGGAGGTGAGCAGGGCGAGCACGGTGGCAGCTCCCGGGAGGAGTCGGGGGTGGTCAGGTGGGGGCGGTGACGCCGGTGAGTGGTGTGGCGGTCGCGGTGGCGGAGACCGGCAGGCTGGTGATGCCGACGAGGGTGAGCAGTTGGGTGGGCCGGCGGGTCGTGATGGTGACGGTGACCGTGGTGGTTGAGGCGGTGGCGGTGCCCGGGACGCCGGCCTGGGCGAGGAAGGCGCGGGCGGCGGTGGCGGCCTGGGCGGGGTCGAGCTGCACGGTGCCGGTGCGGCGGTAGGTGTCCAGGTCGATCTCGCGGGCGCCGGCGCGGGCGGCGGCCTGTGCGAGGTCGAGGACGCGGACCTTGTCGGACATGCCGAGGCCGAGGTCCAGGACGAGGCCGGCGAGGATGAGCACGATGAGCACGCCGACGACTGTCCAGGGGGTGACCTGGCCGCGGTCGTCGTCACGCAGCCGCCGCAGCAGGCGGCGAGGCTGGTGGTGGGTCATGGCTGTTGTTCCCCGATGTAGGTGTCGACGGGCTGGCGGGCGGTGCCGGTGACGCGGACCGTGCCGGGCAGGCCGAGCCCGTAGAGGTCCTGCAGCGCGACGGTGCAGGTGACCGTGACGGCGACCTGCCCGCCAGGGGCGAGGCCACCGGCGTCGACGGTGACGGTGCGCGGTGAGCAGGTGATGTCGCGGCCCTGCAGGGTCGCGGCGGCGGCGTCCTGCCCGCCGGCGACCGCGGCGGCCGGGCTGCGGGCCAGGGATGCTTGCCGGGCGGCGGCCGCGGCCGCGGCGTTGACGTCGCTGTCGGCGGAGACCAGGCGCAGGCAGGCGACGATCGCGACGGTGGCGAGGACCATCAGCGGCACGTAGCTGAGCACGATCTCGGTACTGACGGAGCCTGTGTCGTCGCGCCACCTCGCCCGGCGGCGTGCCGATCCAGGCCCGGCTTGCCGGTGGATGGTCATGCTCGGCCCTCCTTCGCCGTCTCGGTCTGCTCCTGTCGTGGCATGGCTTGGGGTCGGAATCGTTCGGTCGGGGCGGCGGCGGTGGTGGCGACCCGCAGGCGCAGGAAGGGCACGACGCGGGGAGCGGTGCCGCTGATCCGCACCGTGGTGCGCTCCTGGGTGCGGGTCACGCTGACCTGCCGGTCGTTGACGAGGCTGCCGGCGAGTTGGGTGAGCACCGTGTTCGCGTCGGCCTGTCCGGCTGTCGTGGTGCCCTGGTAGACGCGGGTGGTCTGCACGGCGTGGTTGGCGGCGTGCTGCACCGCGAGGTGGGCCAGTCCCCAGGTGGCGAACTGCACGCCGAGCAGGACGAGCAGCATCAGCAGGGGGGCGTAGAGGACGACCTCGGTCGTGACCGAGCCCCGGTCGCCACCGAGTCGTCGTCGCGTGCGGCGCACCGTAGTCACCGGGTGCCTAGAGGTTGATGCCGGTCATCTTCGCGATGATCTTGGCGTTGAAGATGGCGTAGACGGCGGCGACGAGGATGACGAGGAACGCGATCCACAGGACCTTCTCGGTGGTCTCGCTGCCCCGGTCGCCGGAGTCTCGCAGGCGGCGCGTCCGGTCGGTCAGGGTGAGTCCGAGCAGGGTCAGTGCGGCGTGCAGTCGGGACACGATGTCTACTCCTTGCGAGAGGGGTTAGAAGGTGTCGATGGCGGCGACGGCCGGGTAGAGCAGGAAGATCATGTAGGCGACGGCGAGCAGCATCACGGGCATCGACATGCGTTCGGTGGCGGAGTTGGCCTTGGCCTCGAGGGCGTTGGCCTGGTGGGCGCGCATGGTGGCGGCGCGGATGCCCAGGGAGGTGCGGATCCGGGCGCCTTCGGCGCCGGCGAGGCTCATGGTGGCGGCCAGTTCCTGCAGTTCGATGACGCCGGTGTCCTCGCCGAGCTGGCCGAGGGCCTGCCAGGGTGGGATGCGCAGCAGCCGTGCGGTGGCCACGGCTCGGTTGAGCCGGCCGGTGGCCCAGCCGGAGGTGTCGGCGCAGGCGTCGTCCAAGGCCTGTTCGAGTCCGGCGCCGCCGGCCAGGGAGATGACGACCAGGTCGAGCACGGCGGACAGGGCGTAGCGCAGCTCGTCGCGGCGGCGTTGCGCCTCGGCGTGCACCGTGGTTTCGGCGAGCCACCACCCGCCGACGCCGCCGGCGAGGGACGCCCACAGTGGCACACCGGCGGCGAAGGTGGTGCCACCGGCGGCCAGTAGCGCGACGACCAGGGGCGGCAGCAGCAGGCCGGCGATCACGGCGAGGGTCTGGTCGGCCAGGTGCGCCGCGACGGGCCGCTCCAGCACGGCCAGGTCGGCGCGGGTGCGGGCGCCCGGCAGGTTGACCGTCTGCCACGGCCCGGCCAGCAGCCGCACGCGCCACGGCAGCGGCTCGCCCACCGGTTCGGGTGCCCGGCGCAGCCCGTCGAGGACCTGGGCCAGGCTGGGGCGGGCGGGCACCAGAGCGGACACGGCGAGGAGCGCGCCGATACCGGCTGCGACGCCGGCGGCGAGGACCAGGGGGCTCATGCCGGTATCCGTTCGCCGGCCTCGGAGAGGATGCGGGGTGGGGCGGGGATGCGGGAGGCGCGGGCCAGCCACCAGAACCCGCCGGCGAACACCGCGCCGACGAGGAGAAGGACCATCTGCCCGGTGAGGGTGCCGTAGGGGGCGAGGAAGCCGCGGTTGAGCACGATCAGCCCGGCGACCATCACCACCGAGGTGCCGGTGATGACCCGCGCGGCGGTGCGGGTGGTGGCCCGGGTGGTGGCCACGCGCATCCGGATCGAGGCCTGCTCCCGGGCGGTGGCGGCGAGGCTGGTCAGGCTGTCGGTCAGCTGCCCGCCGTGGTAGCCGGCGGCCTGCTGCAACGCCCGCACCACCAGGTCGGCGGTCGGGTCGGCCAGCTCGGCGGCGAAGACTCTCAGCGCGTCCGGCAGCCGCGCCCCCGACCGGACGCCATCGGCCAAAGCCTGGACTTGGGCGCGGATCGGCGCGGGGGTGACCGCGGCGGTCGCGGTGATCGCCTGCTCCAGCCCGGCCGCCGAGGACAGGGTGTCGCGCAGCAGTTCCGCCCACGTCGCGATCGCCTCGATGCGCCCCAGTGACCGCTGGTGCTCCCGGTCCGGCTCGAGAACCTGCGGCAGGGTCCACACCCCTGCTGCGGTCAGCAGCGCCGCGACCGGCCAGCGGGTCAGCACGGCGGCGGCGAACCCCGCCGCCACCGCCACCGCCATGCGGGTGCGGTCCGCCGCCGTGAACGCCCGCCGCCGGGAGGACGGCGCCGGGCCGGGCGGGCGGCGGCGCAGGCCGTCGATGAGCAGGGTGAGCCCGGCCGCGCACACCAGGCCGAGCAGGATCGGCAGGAGGTTCATCGCTACCACCGGTCCTTGTCGAGCAGGTCGGGGTCGAGGCCGGCGGCGGCGAGCTGGTCGAGGGTGTCCGCGCGCATCGGCGCCGCGGGCAGGGCGCGCCGGTCCGGGCCGGGCCGGTAGATCTCGTTGCTGGGCACCTGCGTGCCGTCGGTCTCCAGTACCTGCCGGATGGAGGAGACCACCCGGGTGCCGTCGGTCGCGGTGTCCAGGTGGATGACGAAGTCGACGGCCTGGCCGATGAGCATGTTCGCCGCGTCGAACGGGAACCGCTCCGGTGCCTGCATGACGTAGGTGGCCAGCCGGGACAGGGCCTGCTTCGACGAGGAGGCATGCAGGGTGCACATCGACCCGTCATTGCCCTGCGACATGGCCAGGAGCATGGGTACGGCTTCGGCGCCGCGGGACTCGCCGACGATGACCCGGTCCGGGCGCATCCGCAGCCCCCACCGCACCATCGTGGACATGTCGATCCCGCCGACGCCCTCCAAGTTCGGTTCACGCTGCTGCAGCGCGGCGGTGTTCGGGTGGGCGTCGGTGTCCTCGTCCAGGCCGAGTTCGTAGGCGTCCTCGACGGTGACGATGCGCTCCAGTGGGCTCATCGCCCCGGCCGCCGCCCGCAGCAGGGTGGTCTTCCCGGCGCCGGTGCCACCGGAGATGATCAGGTTCTTGCGGGCGCGGACCATCGCCGCGATCAGCTCCCGCAGCCCCAGGGTGATCTCCCCGCGCTGCTGCAGGTCATCCAGGGTGACCTTCTGCAGCACGTTGCGGCGGATCGACAGGCTGGGTCGCTTCGCCACGGCCATGACCGCGAAGAGCCGCTGCCCGCCCGGCAGGCGCAGCGACAATCCCGGCGACCCGCGGTCGAAGCGCCGCTCCTCCTGCCCGCTGCGGGCCGCCGCGACGCGGACGAGGTCGACCAGGTCGGCGTCGGACGCGGCCACCGCCGGCACCCGCATCACCCGGCCCCCGGTGGTGCGGATCCACACGTTGTCGCAGCCGTTGACGAAGATGTCCTCGACCTGAGGGTCGTCCAGCAGCCGCTGCAACCCGCCCAGCCCGGTGAACGAGTCCCGCAACGCGCGGGCGACCGCCGCCTCCGCCTGCGGCGACGGCGGGGTACGGCCCGCGGCGATGTCCGCCTCCGCGCTGCGCACCAACTCCTCGGCGATAAGCCCCGCGATCAGGGCGTCCCGCTCGGCGTCGGGCAGCCCGGCGCCCCGTTCGGCGAGCCGGTCGCTGACCCGCGCCCGCAGGCGTGCCACCACCTCCGGCGGCGCCGCCGACCCGCCAGCAGGGTCCGGCCCGGTCACCGCGACACCACCCCCGACTCCGCCTCGTTCCGGTGGGTGACCTGCTGGTGCAGGGTCGCGGCGAGGTCGCGCAGGGCCCGCACCAGGCGGGTGCGCTGCCACGCCCGGCCCGCCAGGCGGCCGGTCAGGACACCGGCTCCCCACCGGTCGCGCGGCAACACCGCCCAGACAGGTGCTCCCAGCCGCGCGGCGATCTCACCGGCCGGGTAGGAGCCCGGCCCGGCGAGCGCCAGTCCCAGCACACCGGGCCGGGTCACCTCTCGCAGCCAGGGCATCCGCGCGTCCACATGATCCAGGCACTCCGTGGCTGGCGCTGCCAGGAGCAGCACCGCGTCGGCGGCGGGCAGCAGTCCCGCGGCGGGGGTGGCCGGGTAGAGCCGGCCCACGTCCGCGACCACCACGCCCGCGACGCCCCGCAGCACGGTGGCCGAATTTCGGCCCAGCACCGTCACCGACCCGGCGGCGGTGTCCGCCGACCCCGGCGCGACGACCACCTCGATGCCCAGCGGCAGCCCCTGAAGGTGCTCGGCTATCGACTCCACCCCGCCGCCGTGGCGCGTCGAAGCCGCCAGCGAGGTCAGGCCCGGCTGCTGCGCCAGCCCGAACCGTGCCGCGACCACCCCACCCGACGGGTCCGCCTCCACCAGCAGCGCCCGCCCTCCCGGCCACTGCGCCGCCAGCCCCACAGCCGTCGTCGACACACCAGGAGCGCCCGACAGGGACCCGCACACGATCAACATGCGGTCCTCACCGGTCCGGCCCGAGCTGCACCACCGACACGTCCCCCGTCGCCGACGCGACCGCCTCCGCCGCGTCCGCGGCGAGCAGCACCGTCACCAACTGCGTGCCGACCTGCTCCGCTCCCGCCTCGACCGACACCACCGTGGCCACCGCCCGCCGCGCCCCCGCCCCACCCGGGGCGCCCTGCGGCACGCTCTGGCCCGCGCCGGCCGGCGGCGCGACCAGCACCACCACCCGCGCGCCCGCCGCCAGACCTGCCGGCGCCCGGCCCGGCTTCACCGGCAGCGCGATCACCGCCTGCCCCGCCGGAGGCCACGCCGCCGGCCCCACTTGCCCGACCGTGAGCAGGCTGCCCGCGGCCAACGGCACCGCCGCGGTCCGACCCACCACATCAGCTCGCTGCCCCGCCGGCAGCAACGCCAACCCCGAGGAGTTCGCCACCCGCACCACCTCGACGTCCGCGTCAATGATCACCTGCCCGGCCGCGACCGGCCGCGCAACAGCCAGGAACGACTCATCCGCGTGCCGCCGCAGATCGACCTGCCAGAACACGACCACGCTCAGCACCACCAGCAGCGCCCCCACCCCGACCCGACGGCCGCTGCGCCGCCCCACCCGCCGCCCAGCAGACTGCGCCGCCACCGCCCGCGCAGCCCGGTCCGCTTCCGCCGACCCCGGCCGGTTCACCGTCACGCTCATCGCCGCCCCGTCACCGTCGCCTGCGACTCCGCCACCGGCAGCCGCACCGACCCAGTCGTCGTCAACGGCGGCACAACCGCGCTACGCCCACCACCGGCCCAGGACACCGACCAGGTCACCGTCGCGGTCAACGTGAACGCGTTGCCCGGCGCGCCCGCCGAGCTGACCCGGTAGGTGTGGCCGCACGACGACGCCGCTCTCGGGTCGCTTCCGGGGCGCCACGGAGTTCCCGGCCCCTGGCACACCACGTCGCCGGTGCCGTCACCCGGACGCCACACCACCCGCACCGGCGTCGCCGTGGCCGTCACCGACATCCCCGGCACCGACGCTGTCGCCGAACGCTGCCCCCACGTGGAGGGATCCACCCACCACCACACCGGGACCTGCGCCAGCACACCCGCCGCGGCGCTGGGGTTCCTTCGGATCGCGGGGGCTGGCAGCCGCAGCCGCGACACCGCAACCCGTGCCAGCGCCTCTGGGTCAGCGACCTGCCCGTCGGCCAACCACACCACCTGCTGCGAGCCGATACCGTCCTGCAGGCACGACTGCTCGTACCAGGCGCCCGGCCCCGCACCCGGCGGCGGCGCCTGCTGCTGGGGCAACTTCATGTAAGTGCAAGGAGAATCGCTGCCCCCGCCGGATCCGTCACCTGATCCGCCGTTGCCATCGCCGCCGGACCCAGCGCCACCCGGCGAGCCCGGGGTGCCTGCCGTGACCTGGCATTCAGGGGCTGTGGGGGTCTGGTCGCAGGTGACGCCGCCCATGCCGCCGTCGGCCATGGCACCGGTGGCAGGAACGAACAGGGCAGCGGCGAGGGCAGAGGCGATGGTTGCTCGTAGAAGGTTGCGCCTCAGCATGTCCCCACTTCCTGTACTCCGAAGCTGGTCACCCTCCAGCCCTCCGCGAGGTCGGTCGCCGTGGCCCGAGTAGCTCGGCGTCCACCAGTCGTGTCGTTGATCGGCTGGCCGGAGGCGGTGTAGACGAGGAACTTGGTGTCGTCAACGCAGTCGGTGAGAGCCACCGTCCGCGGCGTGGCGGCGAGCGAGACGTTGGCGACCTGCGGGTTCGAAATGTATTCACCCTTGAGGATCTGTCCCTTGCGCCGGTAGGCCGTCAGGCCGTTCCGCAGGTACTGCAAGGCGTTCCCACCGGCGAACTTCGGCAGGTTGGGCTCGTTTGGGTTGGCCGTGAGGCCCGCCTTCGCGTACGCCTGCCACATGCCGCGGTACGCAGCAAGCGCCGCCTGCTCCGCGGCGTCTCGGGCATCCGGAGCTGGTGCAGACACCGATGGCGCAGCGCTCTCGTTCGTCTTGGGAGTATCGGTGCTGCGGCAAGCTCCAACCGACCCCAGGAGCACAACGGCGACAGCGGTAACGCGAAGCCGTCGAGTCCAGGGCGCAGAGAGGACCCCGGGACCAAACTTGATCCTCTGGTCACCGTCCGTCACGTTCTTCACGTTCGGCCGGACGCGCGTCCGCCGCACCATGACACCCCCGGAGAAGTAGCACCAATCACGGTCTGAAATCACGTCTACACCCAACACCCGCGGTTACCGCAAGGTGCTTACCGGCCAGTGACTACCGATCGGTAAGCACCTCTTGGTAACTACCGATGTACATGAATGGGTGAAAACCGGGCGTCGAGTTGCCGGGTTCGTGACACTATGCCCGCAGGGATCGAAAAAATCGTAGATCGCATAACCATCGCTGGGGAGTTCGGATATG
The window above is part of the Micromonospora inositola genome. Proteins encoded here:
- a CDS encoding TadE/TadG family type IV pilus assembly protein, which encodes MTTVRRTRRRLGGDRGSVTTEVVLYAPLLMLLVLLGVQFATWGLAHLAVQHAANHAVQTTRVYQGTTTAGQADANTVLTQLAGSLVNDRQVSVTRTQERTTVRISGTAPRVVPFLRLRVATTAAAPTERFRPQAMPRQEQTETAKEGRA
- a CDS encoding pilus assembly protein TadG-related protein — its product is MTHHQPRRLLRRLRDDDRGQVTPWTVVGVLIVLILAGLVLDLGLGMSDKVRVLDLAQAAARAGAREIDLDTYRRTGTVQLDPAQAATAARAFLAQAGVPGTATASTTTVTVTITTRRPTQLLTLVGITSLPVSATATATPLTGVTAPT
- a CDS encoding BTAD domain-containing putative transcriptional regulator; this translates as MLALLTSTARRVAGVAMLALLLAGVPWALLRYLHPPLPYSLPSWHDIAATLTTPLTDQTLGALLVGLLWLAWTSFAWSVIAEFAAALTGVRLPQPRALAPARGLAALLVATITGGVLATAAQAATPPLSAPAQASPGATVMITAASDTSHPGSGRAATAAGTDTPSAAAAPARKTETTGDLILVAAGREYTYTVKRGDTLSEIAEQWLGDPHRWPEVFALNRGTHFTDVGGTLRNPNIIYPGWTLDLPADATAPAGHHPRPAPPEPPAERPDIEAPTPPTATDVTPTAGPTATRAPASTPTPSATATTPTPTSSGTTAPAPTTATTGTSDAAGASPTHTSRPNGERDNRGVSLPTGSWVDLGLALAIAAAVALVWAHRQRRYTPRKPSALPRLGDPNLAPMPPVVSQIRRALRRALRRTTAGQPDTPDHHEYDTADRHTDEFDGSDDHPTAGTQRDPDDTDAQATHGGTGDSDTTPAVAQDAGEQGSGEPTPVSPALAHPLSTVWPPAGLGLTGPGAEAAARGFLTATLAAGGPDHPEARAQVVMPSATAATLLGAAAVTLPRTPRLTITAGLNDALEILEAQTLHRTRLVYQHEVDTVTDLRAADPYEEPLPPIILLADATGRHERARIAALLTQGQRLDIHGVLLGTWPDGNTVDVADDGTTTPADGVTTRHGSHPADVGRLAVINPDETAALLATLAESHTGQLPAPAPAEAAPPPEQDPEPLPPARPATQPDDAQPPTEAATEAPARPVDSGTAGSSGGTASATDSTARGGPAAAADTDDPGEGHASATAAPTPPRTETTAGMPGPVEVAVLGAPGIVGADPQRSLRAKSLELLVYLAVRDGSASAEAILDDLLPDAPASKAMHRLHTYVSDLRSVLRHNAGPGSYLTHPHHRYQLNAQRIDIDLWRMRAAIRAADAATSKPERVAALRRAVDTYRQPLAQGCEYEWLEPYREAIRQEALDATAALAEELTGHPAEQLAVLDAAIPQHPYVEALYQTAMRARAQLGDLDAVRALRRTLTRQLAEIDAEPSDDTLTLADRLMADLRRTGHDSHVRRPPDEDGRPV
- a CDS encoding type II secretion system F family protein produces the protein MSPLVLAAGVAAGIGALLAVSALVPARPSLAQVLDGLRRAPEPVGEPLPWRVRLLAGPWQTVNLPGARTRADLAVLERPVAAHLADQTLAVIAGLLLPPLVVALLAAGGTTFAAGVPLWASLAGGVGGWWLAETTVHAEAQRRRDELRYALSAVLDLVVISLAGGAGLEQALDDACADTSGWATGRLNRAVATARLLRIPPWQALGQLGEDTGVIELQELAATMSLAGAEGARIRTSLGIRAATMRAHQANALEAKANSATERMSMPVMLLAVAYMIFLLYPAVAAIDTF
- a CDS encoding amidoligase family protein; its protein translation is MLSERFGVEVELAGLSLDAAREAVHTRLAGGYDRLGRVWRVELDGSVPDGFELISPPLHFDDLPLLQEIFRRLRQAGAHSASGAGVHVHVDAGTLSAAQITSLINLYSSHSRLLLQMLDVDSGRRLLYCQPIERFAETLATRKPTTMEQLKHIWYQVADALDEEVTRFNSSRYTELNLNSLFVRNTVEFRAFRSTNHAGKLKSFAILALAFVAHARSYAGVYPLQPVVIADETSARQAAADLFELLGLSGSDFKNTRQHFLSAIAQHHHRRSERGSSRLSFAALGMSFEGGSYADLLDEIWDSGFFNNGQLDDFLTRIRKRRWSLTEKPWIAQTSMPVDDYDRYSKRVLQLFERYGIGQITYETPEASATAP
- a CDS encoding DUF4262 domain-containing protein; the encoded protein is MRARPASRRRTSRTHPRPYAQLRANTKANQVGKAHDYPKLLIAGLDPAKSKALLNDLAGRVYDRAERLHHGQRISDLIAGYDAVIVGGDATPELHPGTAHGQYWRDRVRLQQIVWPDPQGRFPWDSGYAYPQGLQPIIGRL